In Poecile atricapillus isolate bPoeAtr1 chromosome 22, bPoeAtr1.hap1, whole genome shotgun sequence, a genomic segment contains:
- the PER3 gene encoding period circadian protein homolog 3 isoform X8 — protein sequence MLGGSGMDASERRGGSAERGAAWAGAGREAAAAPRGAAGARCAACEGSGSGPGGTELHSPESSGGSAAEKANREQLNWSQSHRDMMMMIQEMKRCLPEEKRSSNKPSTISALNYALQCVQQVQANNDFFQALNDRRVFQTDMVTYSIEELVTVASEHTPKNTDTFVAVFSLLSGRIVHISEQAASILNCKKKVLDSSRFVELLVPQDVSVFYTHTDQSHLPLWNMESQTASPYEYAQVKSFFCRIRGGKDQEQEARCYPFRITPYLVHVCTSVRVDAESCCLALAEKIHSGYEAPRIPMDKRIFTTTHTPGCVFLDIDDRAVPLLGYLPQDLIGTSILMYLHPEDRPLMITIHRKILKFAGQPPFEHLPIRFCTQNGDYVILDTSWSSFVNPWSRKVVFIIGRHKVRTVYSYLHQMKMNSEILLALSRSPLNEDVFAPRSKETSSVEKEIRELQGQIYKLLLQPVHSNVSSGYGSLGSSGSYEHYISIASSSDSNGNCAEETQEPMTLQQVCADVNRIKNLGQQLYIASRSKPQNANEQAVNSEVLGGKRHTASCFLQTLRGDSTEEPGNTFFDDPKKTPHVPSYQQINCVDSIIRYLESCSIPALKRKCKSSANTSSSSSEDDKQVQQSQQEVRALEEVTTMEDAAVGSEQIELPPVNAQSLAVLPEDLKPVGLTKETLSAHTQKEEQNYVDKFRQRVLLSPFRTYLQQGSRSNNRHSCGQGDSPSKQISPASCKKGKHGKFKRQKPQRQCSDSHSSSKNRNSLPCEKRTNQNQLFSPPEVSYLSSSSLNVHPPVGFPACSNPVSTFPASSEGEQLALRSLQPQSMSSSQLCCGTQSYPVLYPPNIGSFMAVFFQGFPMYAQMPQPLLLPSPQCVYPPSSYPCTTLPPAPPPCAPSPVAPHSVDQPFPASPHSSVEDQQEGQCDQALLLSSSRSSSPLQLNLLQEELPKPMELSISADVKPHAEDKCDNDPEDSANSAALEFPDHSLYKESQLGSGSAASGSGSALSGSLGSSFNETSGHGTAGSGKSSKYFASNYSSEASKEEKNQEAEEKGTAYKSKHESAWVMMDHTPERVLMNYQMPNRVKEEVLKQDLEKLAVMKKQQPWFTDGQKKELAEVHSWIRTQTVPLQISTQGCVTCDSREASCEAEVADDNMENKGEPPPVLPR from the exons ATGCTCGGCGGATCCGGGATGGACGCGAGCGAGCGCCGAGGCGGCAGCGCGGAGCGCGGCGCGGCCTGGGCTGGGGCcgggcgggaggcggcggcggcgcccaGGGGGGCTGCGGGCGCTCGGTGCGCGGCGTGCGAGGGAAGCGGCTCCGGGCCGGGCGGGACCGAACTGCACAGCCCCGAGTCCAGCGGCGGCTCGGCCGCCGAAAAAGCCAACAG AGAGCAGCTGAATTGGAGCCAGTCCCACAGAGatatgatgatgatgatccaagaaatgaaaaggtGTTTACCTGAAGAGAAAAGGAGTTCTAACAAACCCAGTACCATCAGTGCTCTCAACTACGCCTTGCAGTGTGTCCAGCAGGTCCAAG cAAACAATGACTTTTTCCAGGCTCTGAATGACCGAAGAGTGTTTCAGACAGATATGGTGACATACAGCATAGAAGAGTTGGTGACAGTTGCATCTGAACACACTCCAAAAAACACT GACACGTTTGTGGCTgtattttctttgctgtctgGACGCATAGTGCATATTTCTGAGCAGGCAGCATCTATTCTGAACTGTAAGAAGAAAGTGTTGGACTCTTCCCGGTTTGTGGAGTTGCTTGTGCCTCAGGATGTGAGTGTGTTCTACACACACACTGATCAGTCTCACCTGCCCCTTTGGAACATGGAAAGTCAAACAG CTTCTCCATATGAATATGCCCAGGTGAAATCCTTTTTCTGCAGGATCAG ggGTGGGAAAGATCAAGAACAAGAAGCACGTTGTTACCCCTTCCGAATCACCCCGTACTTGGTCCACGTGTGCACTTCTGTCCGTGTGGATGCAGAGTCCTGCTGCTTAGCTTTGGCTGAGAAAATCCACTCTGGATATGAAG CTCCTCGAATTCCTATGGATAAAAGAATATTCACCACCACACACACCCCTGGATGTGTTTTTCTGGACATAGATGACAG AGCAGTGCCTTTGTTGGGTTACTTACCTCAGGATTTAATTGGAACATCCATACTGATGTATTTGCACCCAGAAGATCGTCCTTTGATGATCACTATTCACCGGAAAA TACTGAAATTTGCTGGCCAACCCCCTTTTGAGCACTTACCTATTAGATTTTGTACTCAAAATGGGGATTATGTCATATTGGACACCAGCTGGTCCAGTTTTGTGAATCCTTGGAGCAGGAAAGTTGTGTTCATCATTGGCCGACACAAAGTCCGGAC TGTTTATAGCTATCTTCAtcaaatgaaaatgaacagTGAAATACTGTTGGCTCTCTCCAGAAGCCCTCTGAATGAAGATGTCTTTGCCCCAAGAAGTAAAGAAACAAGCAGCGTGGAGAAAGAGATAAGAGAATTACAAGGACAAATTTACAAACTGCTTCTGCAG CCAGTTCACAGCAATGTTTCCAGTGGTTATGGAAGCCTTGGAAGCAGTGGCTCTTATGAGCACTACATCAGCATAGCATCTTCAAGTGACTCCAATGGGAACTGTGCAGAGGAAACACAGGAACCA ATGACATTGCAACAAGTTTGTGCAGATGTCAACCGAATAAAGAACCTGGGGCAGCAGCTGTACATTGCATCGAGGAGCAAGCCACAGAATGCAAATGAACAGGCGGTGAACTCAGAAGTTTTGGGAG GGAAGAGGCACACTGcttcttgttttcttcagaCGCTGAGAGGGGATAGCACAGAAGAACCAGGCAATACATTTTTTGATGATCCAAAGAAGACTCCACATGTTCCTTCCTATCAGCAGATCAATTGTGTCGATAGTATCATCAG ATATCTAGAGAGCTGCAGTATTCCAGCAttgaaaaggaaatgtaaatCTTCTGCAAATACATCATCGTCATCTTCAGAAGATGACAAACAAGTCCAGCAAAGTCAGCAGGAAGTCAGGGCATTGGAAG AAGTGACTACAATGGAGGATGCCGCTGTTGGAAGTGAACAAATTGAGCTGCCTCCTGTGAATGCTCAGAGTCTTGCAGTGCTGCCTGAGGACTTAAAGCCAGTTGGGCTAACAAAAGAGACGTTGTCAGCCCACACTCAAAAGGAGGAGCAGAACTATGTTGACAAGTTCCGACAGAGGGTCTTGCTCTCTCCATTTAGGACTTACCTTCAACAAGGAAGCAGAAGTAACAACAGACATTCCTGTGGACAAG gcGATTCCCCTTCAAAGCAGATCAGCCCTGCTAGctgtaaaaaaggaaaacatggaaaattcaAGCGCCAGAAACCTCAGAGACAGTGCTCAGATAGCCACTCTTCtagtaaaaatagaaatagtCTTCCATGTGAGAAGAGAACAAATCAGAACCAGTTGTTCTCTCCCCCAGAAGTATCCTATctgagctcctccagcctgaATGTCCATCCTCCTGTGGGATTTCCTGCCTGTTCAAATCCAGTGTCTACTTTTCCAGCCTCTTCTGAAGGAGAGCAGCTTGCCCTTCGCTCATTACAACCTCAGTCCATGTCCTCatcacagctgtgctgtggaacACAGTCATACCCAGTCCTTTATCCCCCAAACATAGGCTCGTTTATGGCTGTATTTTTTCAGGGTTTCCCCATGTATGCTCAGATGCCTCAACCTCTCTTGCTCCCTAGCCCTCAGTGTGTTTATCCACCCTCTTCATATCCATGCACCACACTACCTCCAGCACCCCCTCCTTGTGCTCCATCACCAGTAGCACCACACTCTGTGGATCAGCcctttccagcctctcctcacTCATCCGTGGAGGACCAGCAAGAGGGCCAGTGTGACCAGGCCctactgctgagcagctcaCGGAGCAGCTCCCCACTTCAGCTGAATTTGCTTCAAGAAGAGCTGCCAAAACCTATGGAGCTTTCCATTAGTGCTGATGTTAAGCCACATGCAGAAGATAAATGC GATAATGATCCAGAAGATAGTGCTAACAGTGCTGCTCTTGAATTTCCTGACCACTCGTTATACAAGGAGTCACAGTTGGGTTCAGGTTCAGCAGCATCAGGCAGTGGATCAGCTTTATCTGGTTCTTTAGGCTCTAGCTTCAACGAGACTTCTGGTCATGGCACAG CAGGTAGTGGGAAAAGCAGCAAGTATTTTGCCAGTAATTATTCTTCTGAAGCTTCCAAAGAAGAGAAGAAtcaggaagcagaagaaaaagggacAGCTTATAAATCGAAACATGAGTCAGCCTGGGTGATGATGGATCACACACCTGAGAGAGTTCTAATGAATTACCAAATGCCAAACAG AGTCAAAGAGGAAGTTCTAAAGCAGGATCTGGAGAAGCTGGCAGTCatgaaaaagcagcagcctTGGTTTACAGACGGGCAGAAGAAGGAGCTTGCAGAGGTGCACTCGTGGATCCGGACCCAGACTGTCCCCCTGCAAATCAGCACCCAG GGCTGTGTTACGTGTGACAGCAGGGAAGCAAGTTGTGAGGCTGAAGTGGCTGATGACAACATGGAAAACAAGGGAGAGCCACCTCCAGTCCTGCCACGCTGA
- the PER3 gene encoding period circadian protein homolog 3 isoform X5 — protein MLGGSGMDASERRGGSAERGAAWAGAGREAAAAPRGAAGARCAACEGSGSGPGGTELHSPESSGGSAAEKANREQLNWSQSHRDMMMMIQEMKRCLPEEKRSSNKPSTISALNYALQCVQQVQANNDFFQALNDRRVFQTDMVTYSIEELVTVASEHTPKNTDTFVAVFSLLSGRIVHISEQAASILNCKKKVLDSSRFVELLVPQDVSVFYTHTDQSHLPLWNMESQTASPYEYAQVKSFFCRIRGGKDQEQEARCYPFRITPYLVHVCTSVRVDAESCCLALAEKIHSGYEAPRIPMDKRIFTTTHTPGCVFLDIDDRAVPLLGYLPQDLIGTSILMYLHPEDRPLMITIHRKILKFAGQPPFEHLPIRFCTQNGDYVILDTSWSSFVNPWSRKVVFIIGRHKVRTSPLNEDVFAPRSKETSSVEKEIRELQGQIYKLLLQPVHSNVSSGYGSLGSSGSYEHYISIASSSDSNGNCAEETQEPMTLQQVCADVNRIKNLGQQLYIASRSKPQNANEQAVNSEVLGGKRHTASCFLQTLRGDSTEEPGNTFFDDPKKTPHVPSYQQINCVDSIIRYLESCSIPALKRKCKSSANTSSSSSEDDKQVQQSQQEVRALEDTAMLSAVESHTPISAGLEETLKDQTTAGMVGAPLADLTLSNKAPSVISVTSQCSYSSTIVHVPHPESEVTTMEDAAVGSEQIELPPVNAQSLAVLPEDLKPVGLTKETLSAHTQKEEQNYVDKFRQRVLLSPFRTYLQQGSRSNNRHSCGQGDSPSKQISPASCKKGKHGKFKRQKPQRQCSDSHSSSKNRNSLPCEKRTNQNQLFSPPEVSYLSSSSLNVHPPVGFPACSNPVSTFPASSEGEQLALRSLQPQSMSSSQLCCGTQSYPVLYPPNIGSFMAVFFQGFPMYAQMPQPLLLPSPQCVYPPSSYPCTTLPPAPPPCAPSPVAPHSVDQPFPASPHSSVEDQQEGQCDQALLLSSSRSSSPLQLNLLQEELPKPMELSISADVKPHAEDKCDNDPEDSANSAALEFPDHSLYKESQLGSGSAASGSGSALSGSLGSSFNETSGHGTAGSGKSSKYFASNYSSEASKEEKNQEAEEKGTAYKSKHESAWVMMDHTPERVLMNYQMPNRVKEEVLKQDLEKLAVMKKQQPWFTDGQKKELAEVHSWIRTQTVPLQISTQGCVTCDSREASCEAEVADDNMENKGEPPPVLPR, from the exons ATGCTCGGCGGATCCGGGATGGACGCGAGCGAGCGCCGAGGCGGCAGCGCGGAGCGCGGCGCGGCCTGGGCTGGGGCcgggcgggaggcggcggcggcgcccaGGGGGGCTGCGGGCGCTCGGTGCGCGGCGTGCGAGGGAAGCGGCTCCGGGCCGGGCGGGACCGAACTGCACAGCCCCGAGTCCAGCGGCGGCTCGGCCGCCGAAAAAGCCAACAG AGAGCAGCTGAATTGGAGCCAGTCCCACAGAGatatgatgatgatgatccaagaaatgaaaaggtGTTTACCTGAAGAGAAAAGGAGTTCTAACAAACCCAGTACCATCAGTGCTCTCAACTACGCCTTGCAGTGTGTCCAGCAGGTCCAAG cAAACAATGACTTTTTCCAGGCTCTGAATGACCGAAGAGTGTTTCAGACAGATATGGTGACATACAGCATAGAAGAGTTGGTGACAGTTGCATCTGAACACACTCCAAAAAACACT GACACGTTTGTGGCTgtattttctttgctgtctgGACGCATAGTGCATATTTCTGAGCAGGCAGCATCTATTCTGAACTGTAAGAAGAAAGTGTTGGACTCTTCCCGGTTTGTGGAGTTGCTTGTGCCTCAGGATGTGAGTGTGTTCTACACACACACTGATCAGTCTCACCTGCCCCTTTGGAACATGGAAAGTCAAACAG CTTCTCCATATGAATATGCCCAGGTGAAATCCTTTTTCTGCAGGATCAG ggGTGGGAAAGATCAAGAACAAGAAGCACGTTGTTACCCCTTCCGAATCACCCCGTACTTGGTCCACGTGTGCACTTCTGTCCGTGTGGATGCAGAGTCCTGCTGCTTAGCTTTGGCTGAGAAAATCCACTCTGGATATGAAG CTCCTCGAATTCCTATGGATAAAAGAATATTCACCACCACACACACCCCTGGATGTGTTTTTCTGGACATAGATGACAG AGCAGTGCCTTTGTTGGGTTACTTACCTCAGGATTTAATTGGAACATCCATACTGATGTATTTGCACCCAGAAGATCGTCCTTTGATGATCACTATTCACCGGAAAA TACTGAAATTTGCTGGCCAACCCCCTTTTGAGCACTTACCTATTAGATTTTGTACTCAAAATGGGGATTATGTCATATTGGACACCAGCTGGTCCAGTTTTGTGAATCCTTGGAGCAGGAAAGTTGTGTTCATCATTGGCCGACACAAAGTCCGGAC AAGCCCTCTGAATGAAGATGTCTTTGCCCCAAGAAGTAAAGAAACAAGCAGCGTGGAGAAAGAGATAAGAGAATTACAAGGACAAATTTACAAACTGCTTCTGCAG CCAGTTCACAGCAATGTTTCCAGTGGTTATGGAAGCCTTGGAAGCAGTGGCTCTTATGAGCACTACATCAGCATAGCATCTTCAAGTGACTCCAATGGGAACTGTGCAGAGGAAACACAGGAACCA ATGACATTGCAACAAGTTTGTGCAGATGTCAACCGAATAAAGAACCTGGGGCAGCAGCTGTACATTGCATCGAGGAGCAAGCCACAGAATGCAAATGAACAGGCGGTGAACTCAGAAGTTTTGGGAG GGAAGAGGCACACTGcttcttgttttcttcagaCGCTGAGAGGGGATAGCACAGAAGAACCAGGCAATACATTTTTTGATGATCCAAAGAAGACTCCACATGTTCCTTCCTATCAGCAGATCAATTGTGTCGATAGTATCATCAG ATATCTAGAGAGCTGCAGTATTCCAGCAttgaaaaggaaatgtaaatCTTCTGCAAATACATCATCGTCATCTTCAGAAGATGACAAACAAGTCCAGCAAAGTCAGCAGGAAGTCAGGGCATTGGAAG ATACTGCTATGCTGTCAGCAGTTGAGTCCCACACGCCAATATCTGCTGGTCTGGAAGAGACGCTGAAAGACCAGACAACTGCAGGCATGGTGGGAGCTCCTCTGGCAGACCTGACCCTGTCCAACAAGGCTCCAAGTGTCATATCTGTCACCAGCCAGTGCAGCTACAGCAGCACTATAGTGCATGTCCCACACCCTGAATCAG AAGTGACTACAATGGAGGATGCCGCTGTTGGAAGTGAACAAATTGAGCTGCCTCCTGTGAATGCTCAGAGTCTTGCAGTGCTGCCTGAGGACTTAAAGCCAGTTGGGCTAACAAAAGAGACGTTGTCAGCCCACACTCAAAAGGAGGAGCAGAACTATGTTGACAAGTTCCGACAGAGGGTCTTGCTCTCTCCATTTAGGACTTACCTTCAACAAGGAAGCAGAAGTAACAACAGACATTCCTGTGGACAAG gcGATTCCCCTTCAAAGCAGATCAGCCCTGCTAGctgtaaaaaaggaaaacatggaaaattcaAGCGCCAGAAACCTCAGAGACAGTGCTCAGATAGCCACTCTTCtagtaaaaatagaaatagtCTTCCATGTGAGAAGAGAACAAATCAGAACCAGTTGTTCTCTCCCCCAGAAGTATCCTATctgagctcctccagcctgaATGTCCATCCTCCTGTGGGATTTCCTGCCTGTTCAAATCCAGTGTCTACTTTTCCAGCCTCTTCTGAAGGAGAGCAGCTTGCCCTTCGCTCATTACAACCTCAGTCCATGTCCTCatcacagctgtgctgtggaacACAGTCATACCCAGTCCTTTATCCCCCAAACATAGGCTCGTTTATGGCTGTATTTTTTCAGGGTTTCCCCATGTATGCTCAGATGCCTCAACCTCTCTTGCTCCCTAGCCCTCAGTGTGTTTATCCACCCTCTTCATATCCATGCACCACACTACCTCCAGCACCCCCTCCTTGTGCTCCATCACCAGTAGCACCACACTCTGTGGATCAGCcctttccagcctctcctcacTCATCCGTGGAGGACCAGCAAGAGGGCCAGTGTGACCAGGCCctactgctgagcagctcaCGGAGCAGCTCCCCACTTCAGCTGAATTTGCTTCAAGAAGAGCTGCCAAAACCTATGGAGCTTTCCATTAGTGCTGATGTTAAGCCACATGCAGAAGATAAATGC GATAATGATCCAGAAGATAGTGCTAACAGTGCTGCTCTTGAATTTCCTGACCACTCGTTATACAAGGAGTCACAGTTGGGTTCAGGTTCAGCAGCATCAGGCAGTGGATCAGCTTTATCTGGTTCTTTAGGCTCTAGCTTCAACGAGACTTCTGGTCATGGCACAG CAGGTAGTGGGAAAAGCAGCAAGTATTTTGCCAGTAATTATTCTTCTGAAGCTTCCAAAGAAGAGAAGAAtcaggaagcagaagaaaaagggacAGCTTATAAATCGAAACATGAGTCAGCCTGGGTGATGATGGATCACACACCTGAGAGAGTTCTAATGAATTACCAAATGCCAAACAG AGTCAAAGAGGAAGTTCTAAAGCAGGATCTGGAGAAGCTGGCAGTCatgaaaaagcagcagcctTGGTTTACAGACGGGCAGAAGAAGGAGCTTGCAGAGGTGCACTCGTGGATCCGGACCCAGACTGTCCCCCTGCAAATCAGCACCCAG GGCTGTGTTACGTGTGACAGCAGGGAAGCAAGTTGTGAGGCTGAAGTGGCTGATGACAACATGGAAAACAAGGGAGAGCCACCTCCAGTCCTGCCACGCTGA
- the PER3 gene encoding period circadian protein homolog 3 isoform X6, which translates to MLGGSGMDASERRGGSAERGAAWAGAGREAAAAPRGAAGARCAACEGSGSGPGGTELHSPESSGGSAAEKANREQLNWSQSHRDMMMMIQEMKRCLPEEKRSSNKPSTISALNYALQCVQQVQANNDFFQALNDRRVFQTDMVTYSIEELVTVASEHTPKNTDTFVAVFSLLSGRIVHISEQAASILNCKKKVLDSSRFVELLVPQDVSVFYTHTDQSHLPLWNMESQTASPYEYAQVKSFFCRIRGGKDQEQEARCYPFRITPYLVHVCTSVRVDAESCCLALAEKIHSGYEAPRIPMDKRIFTTTHTPGCVFLDIDDRAVPLLGYLPQDLIGTSILMYLHPEDRPLMITIHRKILKFAGQPPFEHLPIRFCTQNGDYVILDTSWSSFVNPWSRKVVFIIGRHKVRTSPLNEDVFAPRSKETSSVEKEIRELQGQIYKLLLQPVHSNVSSGYGSLGSSGSYEHYISIASSSDSNGNCAEETQEPMTLQQVCADVNRIKNLGQQLYIASRSKPQNANEQAVNSEVLGGKRHTASCFLQTLRGDSTEEPGNTFFDDPKKTPHVPSYQQINCVDSIIRYLESCSIPALKRKCKSSANTSSSSSEDDKQVQQSQQEVRALEDTAMLSAVESHTPISAGLEETLKDQTTAGMVGAPLADLTLSNKAPSVISVTSQCSYSSTIVHVPHPESEVTTMEDAAVGSEQIELPPVNAQSLAVLPEDLKPVGLTKETLSAHTQKEEQNYVDKFRQRVLLSPFRTYLQQGSRSNNRHSCGQGDSPSKQISPASCKKGKHGKFKRQKPQRQCSDSHSSSKNRNSLPCEKRTNQNQLFSPPEVSYLSSSSLNVHPPVGFPACSNPVSTFPASSEGEQLALRSLQPQSMSSSQLCCGTQSYPVLYPPNIGSFMAVFFQGFPMYAQMPQPLLLPSPQCVYPPSSYPCTTLPPAPPPCAPSPVAPHSVDQPFPASPHSSVEDQQEGQCDQALLLSSSRSSSPLQLNLLQEELPKPMELSISADVKPHAEDKCDNDPEDSANSAALEFPDHSLYKESQLGSGSAASGSGSALSGSLGSSFNETSGHGTGSGKSSKYFASNYSSEASKEEKNQEAEEKGTAYKSKHESAWVMMDHTPERVLMNYQMPNRVKEEVLKQDLEKLAVMKKQQPWFTDGQKKELAEVHSWIRTQTVPLQISTQGCVTCDSREASCEAEVADDNMENKGEPPPVLPR; encoded by the exons ATGCTCGGCGGATCCGGGATGGACGCGAGCGAGCGCCGAGGCGGCAGCGCGGAGCGCGGCGCGGCCTGGGCTGGGGCcgggcgggaggcggcggcggcgcccaGGGGGGCTGCGGGCGCTCGGTGCGCGGCGTGCGAGGGAAGCGGCTCCGGGCCGGGCGGGACCGAACTGCACAGCCCCGAGTCCAGCGGCGGCTCGGCCGCCGAAAAAGCCAACAG AGAGCAGCTGAATTGGAGCCAGTCCCACAGAGatatgatgatgatgatccaagaaatgaaaaggtGTTTACCTGAAGAGAAAAGGAGTTCTAACAAACCCAGTACCATCAGTGCTCTCAACTACGCCTTGCAGTGTGTCCAGCAGGTCCAAG cAAACAATGACTTTTTCCAGGCTCTGAATGACCGAAGAGTGTTTCAGACAGATATGGTGACATACAGCATAGAAGAGTTGGTGACAGTTGCATCTGAACACACTCCAAAAAACACT GACACGTTTGTGGCTgtattttctttgctgtctgGACGCATAGTGCATATTTCTGAGCAGGCAGCATCTATTCTGAACTGTAAGAAGAAAGTGTTGGACTCTTCCCGGTTTGTGGAGTTGCTTGTGCCTCAGGATGTGAGTGTGTTCTACACACACACTGATCAGTCTCACCTGCCCCTTTGGAACATGGAAAGTCAAACAG CTTCTCCATATGAATATGCCCAGGTGAAATCCTTTTTCTGCAGGATCAG ggGTGGGAAAGATCAAGAACAAGAAGCACGTTGTTACCCCTTCCGAATCACCCCGTACTTGGTCCACGTGTGCACTTCTGTCCGTGTGGATGCAGAGTCCTGCTGCTTAGCTTTGGCTGAGAAAATCCACTCTGGATATGAAG CTCCTCGAATTCCTATGGATAAAAGAATATTCACCACCACACACACCCCTGGATGTGTTTTTCTGGACATAGATGACAG AGCAGTGCCTTTGTTGGGTTACTTACCTCAGGATTTAATTGGAACATCCATACTGATGTATTTGCACCCAGAAGATCGTCCTTTGATGATCACTATTCACCGGAAAA TACTGAAATTTGCTGGCCAACCCCCTTTTGAGCACTTACCTATTAGATTTTGTACTCAAAATGGGGATTATGTCATATTGGACACCAGCTGGTCCAGTTTTGTGAATCCTTGGAGCAGGAAAGTTGTGTTCATCATTGGCCGACACAAAGTCCGGAC AAGCCCTCTGAATGAAGATGTCTTTGCCCCAAGAAGTAAAGAAACAAGCAGCGTGGAGAAAGAGATAAGAGAATTACAAGGACAAATTTACAAACTGCTTCTGCAG CCAGTTCACAGCAATGTTTCCAGTGGTTATGGAAGCCTTGGAAGCAGTGGCTCTTATGAGCACTACATCAGCATAGCATCTTCAAGTGACTCCAATGGGAACTGTGCAGAGGAAACACAGGAACCA ATGACATTGCAACAAGTTTGTGCAGATGTCAACCGAATAAAGAACCTGGGGCAGCAGCTGTACATTGCATCGAGGAGCAAGCCACAGAATGCAAATGAACAGGCGGTGAACTCAGAAGTTTTGGGAG GGAAGAGGCACACTGcttcttgttttcttcagaCGCTGAGAGGGGATAGCACAGAAGAACCAGGCAATACATTTTTTGATGATCCAAAGAAGACTCCACATGTTCCTTCCTATCAGCAGATCAATTGTGTCGATAGTATCATCAG ATATCTAGAGAGCTGCAGTATTCCAGCAttgaaaaggaaatgtaaatCTTCTGCAAATACATCATCGTCATCTTCAGAAGATGACAAACAAGTCCAGCAAAGTCAGCAGGAAGTCAGGGCATTGGAAG ATACTGCTATGCTGTCAGCAGTTGAGTCCCACACGCCAATATCTGCTGGTCTGGAAGAGACGCTGAAAGACCAGACAACTGCAGGCATGGTGGGAGCTCCTCTGGCAGACCTGACCCTGTCCAACAAGGCTCCAAGTGTCATATCTGTCACCAGCCAGTGCAGCTACAGCAGCACTATAGTGCATGTCCCACACCCTGAATCAG AAGTGACTACAATGGAGGATGCCGCTGTTGGAAGTGAACAAATTGAGCTGCCTCCTGTGAATGCTCAGAGTCTTGCAGTGCTGCCTGAGGACTTAAAGCCAGTTGGGCTAACAAAAGAGACGTTGTCAGCCCACACTCAAAAGGAGGAGCAGAACTATGTTGACAAGTTCCGACAGAGGGTCTTGCTCTCTCCATTTAGGACTTACCTTCAACAAGGAAGCAGAAGTAACAACAGACATTCCTGTGGACAAG gcGATTCCCCTTCAAAGCAGATCAGCCCTGCTAGctgtaaaaaaggaaaacatggaaaattcaAGCGCCAGAAACCTCAGAGACAGTGCTCAGATAGCCACTCTTCtagtaaaaatagaaatagtCTTCCATGTGAGAAGAGAACAAATCAGAACCAGTTGTTCTCTCCCCCAGAAGTATCCTATctgagctcctccagcctgaATGTCCATCCTCCTGTGGGATTTCCTGCCTGTTCAAATCCAGTGTCTACTTTTCCAGCCTCTTCTGAAGGAGAGCAGCTTGCCCTTCGCTCATTACAACCTCAGTCCATGTCCTCatcacagctgtgctgtggaacACAGTCATACCCAGTCCTTTATCCCCCAAACATAGGCTCGTTTATGGCTGTATTTTTTCAGGGTTTCCCCATGTATGCTCAGATGCCTCAACCTCTCTTGCTCCCTAGCCCTCAGTGTGTTTATCCACCCTCTTCATATCCATGCACCACACTACCTCCAGCACCCCCTCCTTGTGCTCCATCACCAGTAGCACCACACTCTGTGGATCAGCcctttccagcctctcctcacTCATCCGTGGAGGACCAGCAAGAGGGCCAGTGTGACCAGGCCctactgctgagcagctcaCGGAGCAGCTCCCCACTTCAGCTGAATTTGCTTCAAGAAGAGCTGCCAAAACCTATGGAGCTTTCCATTAGTGCTGATGTTAAGCCACATGCAGAAGATAAATGC GATAATGATCCAGAAGATAGTGCTAACAGTGCTGCTCTTGAATTTCCTGACCACTCGTTATACAAGGAGTCACAGTTGGGTTCAGGTTCAGCAGCATCAGGCAGTGGATCAGCTTTATCTGGTTCTTTAGGCTCTAGCTTCAACGAGACTTCTGGTCATGGCACAG GTAGTGGGAAAAGCAGCAAGTATTTTGCCAGTAATTATTCTTCTGAAGCTTCCAAAGAAGAGAAGAAtcaggaagcagaagaaaaagggacAGCTTATAAATCGAAACATGAGTCAGCCTGGGTGATGATGGATCACACACCTGAGAGAGTTCTAATGAATTACCAAATGCCAAACAG AGTCAAAGAGGAAGTTCTAAAGCAGGATCTGGAGAAGCTGGCAGTCatgaaaaagcagcagcctTGGTTTACAGACGGGCAGAAGAAGGAGCTTGCAGAGGTGCACTCGTGGATCCGGACCCAGACTGTCCCCCTGCAAATCAGCACCCAG GGCTGTGTTACGTGTGACAGCAGGGAAGCAAGTTGTGAGGCTGAAGTGGCTGATGACAACATGGAAAACAAGGGAGAGCCACCTCCAGTCCTGCCACGCTGA